From the Flavimarina sp. Hel_I_48 genome, one window contains:
- a CDS encoding c-type cytochrome, translating into MRQVKNLNSISRTALLLLAFLISLSSVAFGQDAAAAADGADTPSGEPQSAAVSSADAGAGKELFNANCAACHKLYSRAVGPALYDVTSRHDKQWLYKWIKNNKELIDAGDSEALEIYNEFNQANMNAFPQLTNADIDNILAYTDTAKPEPTAGAATAVAANGSGGGSGISNNIILGVLAVVLLMLVAILFLVNNTLTRFATLQGVELPVKEKRKPIWKAFVDNQFLVLVSTIFLLLGGAYFAYGWMMQVGVDQGYEPIQPIHYSHRIHAGLNEIECKYCHSSARTSKHSGIPSLNVCMNCHKSIAEVADATSEYTSVTEDYSKEFYDKEIQKLYKAAGWDPATQSYTGVTQPVEWVRIHNLPDFAYFNHSQHVTVAGIQCQKCHGPVEEIEVMYQFAPLTMGWCINCHRETQVTMTGNAYYDKIHEALSKKYGLEKLTVAQLGGLECGKCHY; encoded by the coding sequence ATGAGACAGGTTAAAAACCTCAATTCAATTTCAAGAACCGCATTGCTTCTGCTAGCATTTTTGATTTCATTATCATCTGTAGCATTCGGTCAGGATGCTGCCGCTGCGGCAGACGGGGCTGATACGCCTTCTGGAGAGCCGCAATCTGCAGCTGTTTCAAGTGCTGATGCCGGTGCCGGTAAAGAGCTTTTCAATGCAAATTGTGCGGCATGTCATAAGCTTTATAGCCGTGCAGTGGGGCCGGCACTTTATGATGTAACTAGCCGTCATGATAAGCAGTGGCTTTATAAGTGGATCAAAAACAATAAAGAACTTATTGATGCAGGTGATTCAGAGGCCCTTGAAATTTATAATGAATTCAATCAAGCGAACATGAATGCGTTTCCGCAATTGACCAATGCGGATATTGATAATATTCTAGCGTATACTGATACTGCAAAACCGGAGCCAACTGCTGGTGCAGCTACTGCAGTAGCTGCTAATGGATCTGGTGGTGGTTCGGGTATCTCAAATAATATCATTTTAGGTGTTCTTGCTGTTGTTTTGCTAATGCTTGTCGCCATATTATTTTTGGTGAACAATACACTAACTCGTTTTGCTACCTTACAAGGTGTTGAATTACCTGTGAAAGAAAAGCGCAAACCTATCTGGAAGGCTTTTGTCGATAATCAATTTTTAGTACTTGTATCCACAATATTTCTTCTTTTGGGAGGTGCGTATTTTGCCTATGGGTGGATGATGCAGGTAGGTGTTGATCAGGGGTATGAGCCTATACAGCCTATACATTATTCACACAGAATCCATGCGGGGTTGAATGAGATAGAATGTAAGTATTGCCACTCTTCCGCACGTACTTCCAAACATTCCGGTATACCTTCTTTAAATGTTTGTATGAACTGTCATAAAAGTATAGCCGAGGTGGCGGATGCTACTTCTGAATATACTTCTGTTACTGAAGACTATTCAAAGGAATTTTACGATAAAGAAATTCAGAAGCTTTACAAGGCTGCAGGTTGGGATCCTGCTACGCAATCTTATACTGGTGTAACCCAACCAGTGGAATGGGTTCGCATTCACAATTTACCTGACTTTGCATACTTTAATCACTCACAACACGTGACTGTTGCTGGTATACAATGTCAAAAATGTCATGGTCCTGTAGAAGAAATTGAGGTTATGTATCAATTTGCTCCGCTGACAATGGGGTGGTGTATTAATTGTCACCGTGAGACACAGGTTACTATGACTGGGAATGCATATTACGATAAGATACACGAAGCGCTGTCCAAGAAATACGGTCTTGAGAAATTGACCGTTGCGCAGTTAGGTGGACTCGAATGTGGTAAGTGCCACTACTAA
- a CDS encoding TAT-variant-translocated molybdopterin oxidoreductase, which translates to MSSNKKYWRSVEELKENSSIVETLKQNEFVEEIPTDEFLGNKESLEGSATSRRDFLKYVGFSTAAATLAACEGPVNKSIPYVVAPERITVGKADYYATTMANGFDFASILVKTREGRPIKIENNDMGNNIGNTNARVHASVLSLYDSKRLQEPKIKGEAASWEQLDKDLLSRLNSLNGKQIALLTPTFASPSTEKLIASFSSAYPNVNHVIYDTISESAALDAFESKYGSRALPDYDMSDAEMIVSVGADFLGDWQGGGYDSSYAQGRIPKNGKMSRHVQFEANMTLTGANADKRIMMTPMQQKQAVSAMHALIMGGNSTGLSGKMDEAVRNAAAQLRKAGSKGVFVTGVQDANAQMLALSINERLGSTIINTTKPKLIRQGSAQKVLKLVEDMNAGNVGALLAVDVNPAYSLPNVQEFKKGIKNVDLTVSFTMKEDETAILCEYLAPIPHYLEAWGDVEIKRGSVCLMQPTIRPLFNTRQFQDNLLIWTGANTSYYDYLKSNWGGSSKSFNQALQDGIVEMDASSSPTSENVQNESMSSSAGITVASAVAALSAQEQAASNNGFELTLYSSTSIGDGRQANNPWLQEMPDPITRTSWDNYLTMSKADAEALGVENEHVSNGALNGNYVNITVDGATLKNVPVFIQPGQAKGSVGLALGYGKKEAVQEEMQVGVNAYPLYKNFNTVQSVTIENAENGWHEFACVQLQNTMAGRADDIIKETTLEIFNTKDKGAWNHVGEVDYNHSEIDVRNPKADIWESFDTSLGPFFNLSIDLNACTGCGACVIACHSENNVPVVGKDEVRNFRDMHWLRIDRYYSSADTFEEETKNLEELPLMDSYSIVEEESYDNPEVAFQPVMCQHCNHAPCETVCPVAAIGHGRQGQNQMTYNRCVGTRYCANNCPYKVRRFNWFLYSENDEFPYNMSNDLGRMVLNPDVTVRSRGVMEKCSFCIQMTQKTILDAKREGRPIEDGEFSTACSNACNKGAIKFGDVNIPDSEISKLKDDDRKYYLLEDIGVKPNVFYHVKVKNTAEA; encoded by the coding sequence ATGTCATCAAACAAGAAATACTGGAGAAGTGTTGAGGAGCTTAAAGAAAATAGCTCTATTGTTGAGACACTCAAGCAGAATGAGTTTGTTGAGGAGATACCTACAGATGAATTCCTTGGTAACAAGGAGTCCCTTGAAGGTTCTGCAACCTCACGCCGAGATTTCTTAAAGTATGTAGGTTTTTCTACTGCGGCCGCAACACTGGCTGCTTGTGAGGGTCCCGTGAATAAATCAATACCTTATGTGGTAGCGCCAGAGCGAATCACGGTAGGTAAGGCTGACTATTATGCTACTACAATGGCTAATGGTTTTGATTTTGCGAGTATTTTAGTTAAAACCCGCGAAGGCCGGCCTATCAAAATTGAGAATAATGACATGGGCAATAACATAGGCAATACCAACGCCCGTGTACATGCTTCGGTTTTGTCTTTATACGATTCTAAAAGATTACAGGAGCCTAAAATCAAGGGTGAGGCTGCATCCTGGGAGCAATTGGATAAAGATCTTTTAAGCAGGTTGAATTCTTTGAATGGAAAACAAATAGCGCTATTGACGCCTACCTTTGCAAGTCCTTCTACAGAAAAACTAATTGCTTCTTTTTCTAGTGCTTATCCTAATGTGAACCATGTCATTTACGATACAATAAGTGAAAGTGCCGCATTAGATGCTTTTGAAAGTAAGTATGGCTCCAGGGCCTTACCAGATTATGATATGTCTGATGCCGAAATGATTGTTTCGGTAGGAGCTGATTTTCTAGGAGATTGGCAAGGTGGCGGTTACGATTCCAGCTATGCGCAAGGTCGTATTCCTAAAAATGGTAAAATGTCGCGTCATGTACAATTTGAAGCAAATATGACACTTACAGGTGCTAATGCTGATAAACGTATAATGATGACCCCGATGCAGCAGAAGCAAGCCGTTTCTGCAATGCATGCGCTGATAATGGGCGGTAATTCAACTGGTCTTTCCGGTAAAATGGATGAAGCGGTGCGTAATGCAGCGGCTCAACTTCGTAAGGCTGGCAGCAAGGGTGTGTTTGTTACCGGAGTTCAGGATGCAAATGCTCAGATGCTTGCGCTTTCTATAAACGAAAGACTTGGAAGTACGATAATAAATACAACAAAGCCCAAATTAATACGCCAGGGTAGTGCTCAAAAAGTTCTCAAGCTAGTTGAGGATATGAATGCTGGCAACGTTGGGGCGCTACTTGCGGTAGATGTGAATCCCGCATATAGTTTGCCCAATGTTCAGGAATTTAAAAAAGGCATCAAGAATGTAGATCTTACTGTTTCTTTTACAATGAAAGAAGATGAAACTGCTATTCTTTGCGAATATTTGGCTCCCATACCTCATTATTTGGAAGCCTGGGGTGATGTTGAAATTAAACGAGGATCAGTTTGCTTGATGCAACCTACAATACGTCCTTTATTCAATACGCGCCAATTTCAGGATAACTTGCTTATATGGACTGGTGCCAATACGAGTTATTATGACTACTTGAAGTCTAACTGGGGTGGAAGCAGTAAAAGTTTCAATCAAGCCCTTCAGGATGGTATTGTTGAAATGGATGCTTCTTCATCACCTACTTCAGAAAACGTGCAAAATGAAAGCATGAGTTCTTCCGCAGGGATTACAGTAGCAAGTGCTGTTGCTGCTCTTTCTGCTCAGGAGCAAGCTGCGTCAAATAATGGTTTTGAGCTTACTTTATATTCAAGCACAAGCATAGGTGACGGTCGCCAGGCAAATAACCCATGGCTTCAAGAGATGCCAGATCCTATTACCAGGACTTCCTGGGACAACTACTTAACAATGTCCAAGGCTGATGCAGAAGCCCTAGGTGTTGAAAATGAACATGTTTCAAACGGTGCGCTCAACGGTAATTACGTAAACATCACCGTTGATGGGGCAACGCTTAAAAATGTGCCTGTCTTTATACAACCGGGTCAAGCTAAAGGATCTGTAGGTTTGGCCTTAGGTTATGGTAAAAAGGAGGCCGTACAAGAAGAAATGCAAGTAGGGGTAAATGCTTACCCTCTTTATAAAAATTTCAATACTGTTCAGTCGGTAACTATAGAAAATGCAGAAAATGGCTGGCATGAATTCGCATGTGTTCAGTTGCAAAATACAATGGCTGGGCGTGCAGATGACATTATAAAGGAAACTACTTTAGAGATATTTAATACTAAAGATAAAGGTGCCTGGAATCATGTAGGAGAGGTTGATTATAATCATTCTGAAATAGATGTGCGCAATCCTAAAGCTGACATCTGGGAATCTTTTGATACTTCCCTAGGGCCTTTCTTCAATCTATCAATTGACCTGAATGCCTGTACGGGTTGTGGAGCTTGTGTAATAGCATGTCATTCCGAAAACAATGTCCCGGTAGTAGGTAAAGATGAAGTGAGGAATTTCAGGGATATGCACTGGTTGCGTATTGATAGATATTATTCTTCTGCAGATACTTTTGAGGAAGAAACTAAAAATCTTGAGGAATTACCTCTAATGGACTCTTATTCAATTGTTGAAGAGGAGTCTTACGATAATCCTGAAGTTGCTTTTCAACCAGTAATGTGTCAGCATTGTAATCACGCACCATGTGAAACTGTTTGTCCAGTGGCGGCAATAGGCCACGGTAGACAAGGTCAAAATCAAATGACTTATAATCGTTGCGTAGGTACCAGGTACTGTGCAAACAATTGTCCTTATAAGGTACGTCGTTTTAACTGGTTCCTGTATAGTGAGAATGATGAGTTCCCATACAATATGAGTAATGATTTAGGCCGTATGGTTCTCAATCCTGATGTAACGGTGCGTTCTCGTGGTGTTATGGAGAAATGTTCTTTTTGTATCCAAATGACGCAGAAAACCATTTTAGATGCTAAGCGTGAAGGCAGGCCAATAGAAGATGGTGAATTTTCTACTGCATGTAGTAATGCGTGTAACAAAGGGGCTATCAAGTTTGGAGATGTAAATATTCCTGATTCAGAGATATCTAAATTGAAGGACGATGACCGTAAATATTATCTGCTAGAAGATATTGGTGTTAAACCGAATGTTTTTTATCATGTTAAGGTAAAAAACACAGCAGAAGCTTAA
- the nrfD gene encoding NrfD/PsrC family molybdoenzyme membrane anchor subunit, whose amino-acid sequence MSSHYEAPIREPLVLGDKSYHDISVDVGAPVLGKANKSWWIVFSIALVAFLWGLGCIVYTVSTGIGVWGLNKTIGWAWDITNFVWWVGIGHAGTLISAVLLLFRQKWRMAINRSAEAMTIFAVVQAGLFPIIHMGRPWLAYWVLPIPNQFGSLWVNFNSPLLWDVFAISTYLSVSLVFWWTGLLPDFAMIRDRTNSPFQKKIYTILSFGWSGRVKDWQRFEEVSLVLAGLATPLVLSVHTIVSFDFATSVVPGWHSTIFPPYFVAGAIFSGFAMVQTLLLVMRKVSNLEDYITVTHIEFMNKVILLTGGIVTVAYLTEYFIGWYSGVPYENYTYLSFGAATGPYWWAFWALIICNLIVPLSLWVKKLRRNIKWTFFVALVVNIGMWFERFDIIVICLSKDRLTSSWAMFTPTFVDIGIFIGTIGFFFVLFLLYARTFPVIAQAEVKTILKSSGAKYKALREAGKVMNGSDKRTSSSYKDFNVMARTPVANSSVSEGRSGFDDNNLEHEPTVNADALIDSEVKKDQIDQMLVRVGRFNPANQTADDLQKISKVGPVMEQNLHQVGIYTYDQVSKMTKKDYDLLDDIIPSFAARAERDDWADQATKLKK is encoded by the coding sequence ATGTCGTCACATTACGAAGCACCTATAAGAGAGCCTTTAGTTCTAGGAGATAAATCCTACCATGACATTAGTGTTGATGTGGGAGCTCCCGTCTTGGGGAAGGCCAACAAATCATGGTGGATAGTATTTTCTATCGCACTTGTTGCGTTTTTATGGGGATTGGGCTGTATCGTTTATACCGTTTCAACAGGTATAGGCGTATGGGGTCTAAACAAAACAATTGGCTGGGCTTGGGATATTACCAACTTTGTATGGTGGGTAGGTATTGGCCACGCGGGTACTTTGATTTCTGCGGTTTTGCTGCTCTTCCGTCAGAAATGGCGTATGGCAATTAACCGTAGTGCGGAGGCAATGACCATCTTTGCGGTAGTGCAGGCAGGTCTTTTTCCTATTATTCACATGGGTCGCCCCTGGTTAGCATATTGGGTGTTGCCTATCCCTAACCAATTTGGTTCTCTATGGGTCAATTTTAACTCCCCATTACTTTGGGACGTTTTCGCGATATCAACGTATCTTTCAGTATCCCTTGTATTTTGGTGGACCGGTCTGCTTCCTGACTTTGCTATGATTCGGGATAGGACTAACAGTCCCTTCCAGAAGAAAATTTATACAATACTAAGTTTTGGGTGGAGCGGTCGCGTTAAAGACTGGCAACGTTTTGAGGAAGTATCACTGGTTTTGGCAGGTCTTGCTACTCCACTTGTACTTTCTGTGCACACGATCGTATCTTTTGACTTTGCTACTTCCGTAGTACCTGGATGGCATAGTACTATATTCCCTCCCTATTTTGTTGCAGGGGCGATATTTTCTGGTTTCGCCATGGTGCAGACTCTTCTTTTGGTTATGAGAAAAGTATCCAACCTCGAAGATTATATTACGGTTACGCATATTGAGTTTATGAATAAAGTAATACTTCTTACGGGAGGTATTGTTACAGTGGCATACCTGACGGAATACTTTATAGGATGGTACTCAGGTGTCCCTTATGAAAATTATACGTATTTGTCTTTTGGTGCAGCTACCGGTCCTTACTGGTGGGCATTCTGGGCACTTATAATATGTAACCTGATCGTTCCCCTTTCCTTATGGGTTAAGAAACTGAGAAGGAATATAAAATGGACGTTTTTTGTTGCATTGGTCGTGAACATCGGTATGTGGTTTGAGCGATTCGATATCATTGTTATCTGTTTAAGTAAAGACCGTCTGACTTCTTCCTGGGCAATGTTTACCCCTACATTTGTTGACATTGGTATCTTTATCGGAACGATAGGCTTTTTCTTTGTATTATTTTTGCTATACGCAAGAACTTTCCCGGTAATTGCACAAGCAGAGGTGAAAACTATCCTAAAATCATCTGGTGCTAAATACAAAGCACTACGTGAAGCTGGTAAGGTTATGAATGGAAGTGATAAGAGAACTTCCAGTAGTTACAAGGATTTTAATGTAATGGCAAGAACGCCTGTAGCCAACTCTTCTGTAAGTGAAGGCCGTAGTGGTTTTGATGATAATAATCTGGAACATGAACCTACAGTTAATGCTGATGCGCTTATAGATAGCGAAGTTAAAAAGGATCAAATTGACCAAATGCTCGTTCGAGTAGGAAGATTCAATCCAGCCAATCAAACTGCTGATGATCTTCAGAAAATCAGCAAAGTAGGTCCTGTAATGGAGCAGAACCTGCATCAGGTAGGTATCTACACCTACGATCAGGTTAGCAAAATGACAAAAAAGGATTACGATCTTCTGGATGATATCATACCTTCTTTCGCCGCACGGGCGGAACGTGATGATTGGGCAGATCAAGCAACAAAACTTAAAAAATAA
- a CDS encoding DUF3341 domain-containing protein — MASPNVIHVLYNDDDILMNAVKEIRANHYTIEEVYTPFPVHGLDKAMGLAPTRLAITSFMYGLVGLSVAVLMMNYIMIEDWPRNIGGKPSFSFHQNMPAFVPIMFELTVFFAAHLMVITFYMRSKIWPFKKPENPDLRTTDDHFLVEMHIGDNDLEKVSKFLRDTGAAEISLVHNEEA; from the coding sequence ATGGCATCGCCAAATGTTATCCATGTACTTTATAACGATGACGACATTCTAATGAATGCTGTCAAAGAAATTCGTGCAAATCATTATACGATCGAAGAAGTGTATACACCTTTTCCTGTGCATGGTCTTGATAAGGCTATGGGTCTAGCACCTACACGTCTCGCTATCACTTCCTTTATGTATGGCCTTGTGGGCTTGAGTGTGGCGGTTTTAATGATGAATTATATAATGATCGAAGACTGGCCACGAAATATAGGTGGTAAGCCAAGTTTTAGTTTTCACCAGAATATGCCGGCATTCGTACCGATTATGTTTGAACTTACCGTATTTTTCGCGGCGCATTTAATGGTAATTACTTTTTATATGCGCAGTAAGATATGGCCTTTCAAAAAACCCGAAAATCCAGATTTGCGAACTACAGATGACCATTTTCTAGTTGAAATGCATATTGGAGACAATGATCTTGAGAAGGTGTCTAAGTTTCTTAGGGATACCGGTGCAGCAGAAATCAGTTTAGTTCATAATGAAGAAGCTTAA
- a CDS encoding c-type cytochrome — protein MKKSIQIMLVTAMVGFLTSCQNTGEPNYQYMPNMYQEVSYEAYGNYEVFPSGMEAMIPAEGSVSRGWMPYEYDNDREGYEAAKTNLKNPIPFTEDNVNEGKALYTTYCAVCHGDQGNGKGILAQREKILGIPAYNDEGRAITEGSVYHVMYYGINNMGSYASQTTENELWQINHYVMILKDKLNGNPERPFENSGSSDNEVQMTASNANAGSNADDAEATVKNQ, from the coding sequence ATGAAGAAATCAATCCAAATAATGCTAGTGACCGCTATGGTAGGTTTTCTAACCTCCTGCCAGAATACTGGGGAACCTAACTATCAGTATATGCCAAACATGTATCAAGAAGTTAGCTACGAGGCATATGGGAATTATGAGGTATTTCCTAGTGGAATGGAAGCGATGATACCTGCCGAAGGTTCTGTCTCCCGAGGATGGATGCCCTACGAGTATGACAACGATAGGGAAGGGTATGAGGCGGCGAAGACCAACTTGAAGAACCCTATCCCTTTTACTGAGGATAACGTAAATGAAGGGAAAGCCCTTTACACAACGTATTGTGCCGTATGTCATGGCGACCAGGGCAATGGTAAAGGTATTCTTGCACAACGCGAGAAAATTTTAGGTATACCTGCTTATAATGATGAAGGACGGGCTATTACAGAAGGTAGTGTTTACCATGTGATGTATTATGGCATAAACAACATGGGTTCTTATGCATCACAGACAACAGAGAATGAACTTTGGCAAATCAATCATTACGTTATGATTTTAAAGGATAAGCTGAACGGTAATCCCGAACGTCCTTTTGAAAATTCAGGTTCTTCAGACAATGAAGTTCAAATGACAGCTAGTAATGCTAACGCTGGAAGCAATGCCGACGATGCTGAAGCAACTGTAAAAAATCAATAA
- a CDS encoding cytochrome c oxidase subunit II, whose product MTVFLVLIVIILFAIAIWQMSKIYKLSKPVNKDSSFQHEVANDKDNRINAKLMLMFLIFMYFLMGYCFWYYSRFYLPEASSDHGGLYDSLFFITLAVIMFVQLVTQVLIHWFSYKYHGKKGRRALFYADNDKLEFIWTIIPVIVLSGLIIYGLFTWSDIMNFEKDEDALVVELYAQRFNWKARYAGEDRILGNANVRFIEGVNTVGVDASDDDGMDDVITQELHLPVGKQVVFKLRSQDVLHSAYMPHFRAQMNVVPGMITQFSFTPTVTTKEIRETDYIKDKMRRIQKIRTEKSKELVASGQAQLDDYENFDYYLLCNKICGQSHYNMQMKIVVETQEEYEEWIATQKTFKQTIAQQ is encoded by the coding sequence ATGACCGTTTTTTTAGTACTTATAGTAATTATTCTTTTTGCTATTGCCATTTGGCAAATGAGCAAGATTTACAAGCTTTCTAAGCCTGTCAATAAGGATAGTAGTTTTCAGCACGAAGTTGCTAATGATAAGGATAACCGTATCAATGCAAAATTGATGCTTATGTTCCTCATTTTTATGTACTTTTTGATGGGGTATTGTTTTTGGTATTACTCCAGATTTTATCTTCCAGAGGCTTCATCAGATCATGGCGGACTTTATGATAGCTTATTTTTTATAACCCTTGCGGTAATAATGTTTGTGCAATTGGTTACACAGGTTTTAATTCACTGGTTTTCCTATAAATATCATGGGAAAAAAGGAAGAAGAGCATTATTTTATGCTGACAATGATAAATTAGAGTTTATCTGGACCATTATCCCGGTAATAGTTCTTTCTGGATTGATTATATATGGATTGTTTACCTGGTCTGATATTATGAACTTTGAGAAAGACGAAGATGCACTTGTTGTAGAGCTTTATGCGCAACGTTTCAACTGGAAGGCCAGATATGCCGGAGAAGATAGAATATTAGGTAATGCTAATGTTCGCTTTATCGAAGGTGTTAATACTGTAGGTGTTGATGCCAGTGATGATGATGGAATGGATGACGTTATCACTCAGGAGTTACATTTACCTGTAGGGAAACAGGTCGTTTTTAAACTGCGTTCTCAGGATGTATTGCACTCCGCATATATGCCTCATTTTAGGGCTCAAATGAACGTGGTTCCTGGGATGATTACTCAATTCTCATTCACTCCTACTGTTACCACAAAAGAGATCCGTGAAACTGATTATATTAAGGATAAAATGAGAAGGATCCAAAAAATCAGGACTGAAAAGAGTAAGGAGCTTGTAGCTTCTGGTCAGGCACAACTTGATGATTATGAAAATTTTGATTACTATTTGTTATGTAATAAAATTTGTGGTCAGAGTCATTACAACATGCAAATGAAGATCGTAGTGGAAACGCAGGAGGAATATGAGGAGTGGATAGCTACTCAAAAGACTTTTAAGCAAACGATCGCACAACAGTAA
- a CDS encoding cbb3-type cytochrome c oxidase subunit I, which produces MSAHAPALDHGHDDHAHHHKQTFITKYIFSTDHKMISRQYLITGIFMGFIGIAMSLLFRMQLAWPGEKFAIFEVLLGKWAPDGVMDPSIYLSLVTIHGTIMVFFVLTAGLSGTFSNLLIPLQIGARDMASGFLNMVSYWLFFLSSIIMLSSLFVESGPAAAGWTIYPPLSALPESIPAAGLGMTLWLVSMAVFIASSLLGSLNYIVTVINLRTKGMSMTRLPLTIWAFFVTAIIGVVSFPVLVSAVLLLIMDRSFGTSFYLSDIYIGGEVLHNSGGSPVLFEHLFWFLGHPEVYIVLLPALGITSEIIATNSRKPIFGYRAMVASILAIAFLSTIVWGHHMFVSGMNPFLGSVFTFTTLLIAIPSGVKAFNYITTLWKGNLQMNPGMLFSIGLVSTFITGGLTGIILGDSTLDINVHDTYFVVAHFHLVMGISALYGLFAGVYHWFPKMFEGKMMNKNLGYLHFWVTAIGSYAIFFPMHFIGMAGLPRRYYSNTAFPYFDDLADVNVMITIAALVTGAVQLVFLYNFFHSMFYGKIGAKNPWRSNTLEWTTEHKHIHGNWEGAIPHVYRWAYDYSKLNEDEDDYVIAGQDYTPQNIPLQENEEEMNH; this is translated from the coding sequence ATGTCAGCACACGCACCAGCATTAGACCACGGTCATGATGATCATGCGCATCATCATAAACAGACTTTCATAACTAAATATATTTTTAGTACAGATCATAAAATGATCTCAAGACAATACCTAATAACTGGTATTTTCATGGGATTCATTGGTATCGCAATGTCCCTTCTTTTTAGGATGCAATTAGCGTGGCCAGGTGAAAAGTTTGCCATTTTCGAAGTATTACTTGGTAAATGGGCGCCTGACGGTGTCATGGATCCAAGTATTTATCTTTCTTTGGTTACTATTCACGGTACCATTATGGTATTCTTCGTACTTACAGCTGGTTTGAGTGGTACGTTTAGTAACCTATTGATTCCACTTCAAATAGGTGCCCGGGACATGGCTTCAGGGTTTTTGAATATGGTATCTTATTGGTTGTTTTTCTTATCATCCATCATAATGCTGAGTTCTTTATTCGTTGAATCTGGACCTGCAGCTGCAGGCTGGACAATATATCCACCTTTAAGTGCCTTACCAGAATCAATCCCGGCAGCTGGTCTGGGGATGACTTTATGGTTGGTATCTATGGCTGTATTTATTGCATCTTCATTATTAGGTTCTTTAAATTATATAGTGACCGTCATAAACTTAAGAACTAAAGGTATGTCTATGACTAGACTACCTCTTACGATTTGGGCGTTCTTTGTTACTGCTATTATTGGTGTCGTATCGTTCCCGGTTTTGGTATCTGCGGTTTTACTTCTTATAATGGACCGTAGTTTTGGAACCTCTTTTTACTTATCTGATATTTATATAGGTGGTGAGGTGTTGCATAACAGTGGTGGATCTCCGGTTTTATTTGAACACCTTTTTTGGTTCCTGGGTCACCCAGAAGTTTATATCGTACTGTTGCCAGCGCTTGGTATTACTTCGGAAATTATTGCAACAAATTCCCGTAAACCTATTTTCGGTTATAGGGCCATGGTTGCCTCTATTCTAGCAATCGCATTTTTATCTACGATTGTATGGGGACACCACATGTTTGTCTCTGGTATGAATCCATTTTTAGGATCTGTATTTACTTTTACAACTTTATTAATTGCAATTCCTTCGGGAGTTAAAGCGTTCAACTATATAACCACTTTATGGAAGGGTAATCTTCAGATGAACCCAGGCATGCTGTTTTCCATAGGTCTTGTTTCTACGTTCATTACTGGTGGTCTTACGGGTATTATTCTTGGGGATAGCACACTTGATATAAACGTACATGATACTTATTTTGTGGTAGCTCACTTTCACCTGGTAATGGGTATATCTGCACTTTATGGACTTTTCGCTGGAGTGTATCACTGGTTCCCTAAAATGTTTGAAGGCAAGATGATGAACAAGAATTTAGGCTATCTCCACTTTTGGGTGACTGCTATAGGTTCTTACGCTATCTTTTTTCCCATGCACTTTATCGGGATGGCAGGACTTCCAAGACGATATTATTCTAACACGGCTTTTCCATATTTTGATGATCTTGCAGATGTAAATGTTATGATCACCATTGCGGCACTTGTTACTGGCGCTGTACAATTGGTCTTCCTTTACAATTTCTTCCATTCTATGTTCTACGGAAAAATAGGAGCTAAGAATCCATGGAGGTCTAATACATTGGAATGGACTACAGAGCATAAGCATATTCATGGTAACTGGGAAGGTGCGATTCCTCATGTATACAGATGGGCCTACGACTATAGTAAGCTTAACGAAGACGAGGATGACTACGTAATCGCTGGTCAGGATTATACTCCACAGAATATTCCACTTCAGGAAAATGAGGAAGAGATGAATCACTAA